The Aeoliella mucimassa genome includes the window GGGATTGTAATAAGGGCTGCCGACCGAGATGCAGACCAGCGGAATGTCGAGCTCTTCCAGCAACTTCAGGAAGGCAATCGGTTCCGTCAAATCGACATCGAGCCCGGTGCCATCGCCGCCGAAGGCGTGGGCGTATTTGCCGTTGGCCTCGAGCATCGGAACCCCACGACCATCTTCGCCCGGCTTGAAGGGTGGCCAATCCGTCGCGCTCAGTCGCACCCCGATCAGCAGTTCGGGACGAGCCTGACGCAGCCGAGCCACGATTTCGCGGAGGAATCGAGTGCGATTCTCTAAGCTACCACCGAACGGGCCGGGACGGTCGAATGCGCTGAGGAACTCGTGCCCCAGGTACCCGTGGCAGTGCTTGAGGTCGACAAAGTGGAATCCCATGTCGGCTGCGGCAATACCGGCTTGCACGAATTGCTCGATAAGCGTTTCGATCTCTTCGTCGGTCATCACATGCAGCGAGTCGGCGACGCCAAACTTCTCGTCGAGCACCGGATGGCGATAGAGCACCATCGGCTCGAGCTTACGCTTATCGTTCGGGCGGGCGAAACGCCCGGAGTGGGTGAGCTGTAGTCCTACCAGCAGGTCGTCGGCCGAGCCGCAATGCTCTTCGTGTTGCTCGACCAGAAAAGTTCGCAGTCCGTGGATGGCTTCGGCGGTCTCGTCGTTGAGCCACACCTGGTTGGGGTTCGCCCGGCCAGCGTGTGTAACGGCCACCGCTTCGCCGCCCCAGATGAGCTTGGCTCCGCTCAAACCAAAGTTGCCCCACCGACGACGAGTGAGTTCGGTTGGCATTCCGTTGACTTCGCCATCCCATCCTTCCATCGGAAGGATGCAGTAGCGATTACCAATTTTCCGCCCCCCCAGCTCGTACGGCTGGGCCATCGGCGACGTGTCGCCCGACTCCAACTCGGCTTCAAACGGCATCTCGATACCGAGAGACTTCAGATGGGCGGTAAAATCGTCCGCTGTTCGCAAGCGGGCAACGCGAGTGTAGTTAACGGCTGAAGCAGACATGGCAACCAGCGAGGGGAGATAAGTAATAAAACTTTAAGATAAGCGATCGCGCCATGCGAGTGTAGCAGGCCCTTGGTCACCTGCTCGCAGTTCGCGGCTAACGGTCGACTATCGCTGTTTCGGGGCTTCGACCACGCGGTCCTTGGCCTGCTTGTGATCGACGAAGTGAGGATGGGGAACCGAACTGCGGCGTCGCTGCTGCTTCATCTCAGCCAAGTTCTCGCGATCGCTAACCGGCTCTTCCTGCTCGATGCCGCGCCAAATGCCTTCGATGTAGCCCAC containing:
- a CDS encoding oxidoreductase, coding for MSASAVNYTRVARLRTADDFTAHLKSLGIEMPFEAELESGDTSPMAQPYELGGRKIGNRYCILPMEGWDGEVNGMPTELTRRRWGNFGLSGAKLIWGGEAVAVTHAGRANPNQVWLNDETAEAIHGLRTFLVEQHEEHCGSADDLLVGLQLTHSGRFARPNDKRKLEPMVLYRHPVLDEKFGVADSLHVMTDEEIETLIEQFVQAGIAAADMGFHFVDLKHCHGYLGHEFLSAFDRPGPFGGSLENRTRFLREIVARLRQARPELLIGVRLSATDWPPFKPGEDGRGVPMLEANGKYAHAFGGDGTGLDVDLTEPIAFLKLLEELDIPLVCISVGSPYYNPHYQRPAIFPPSDGYSPPEDPLVGVARQIAITAKLKQACPNLAVVGSAYTYLQQWLPNVAQAVVRQGQADFVGLGRMVLSYPEMPADVLAGRPLANKKICRTFSDCTTAPRNGLVSGCYPLDPYYKNMPQHSQLVEIKNEMKKS